CATTCTCCATTCTTTGAGCTTTCAACTGCAAACTCCCTGTAGCAGTACAGCACATACAaatttatgtattaaataaatgcatatatatatatatatatatatatatatatatatatatatatgtatagctcAAAATTTGAGTATATTACTAATTCCAGGTTGCATAATAAACAATTCTGTTTTGTGCAATCTGTGCCTGTGTCTCTCTCCTATAAAGCTAGGAGAACTGGGTAAAGGTGCTGGGAAAGGAGGTGGCGGAGGAGGAGCGGTGAGGGAGGCAGGAGGTGCTTTCGGCAGGAAACAAGCAGCTGAGGAGGAGATGTACTTCAAGTGAGTGGTTTTGTATGATCCCATTGTGAATTTCATCCCTCACACTAGATCTCTACTGCTTATGTGGTTATTAGCTAAATCAGCCCTCTCTGTATTTGATTCTGCTATGTGCAGTTATAAAGATCACACAGTGTTTATTTAGAAGGATTTATTTGGAGTTATTTACCAATATGAAGCCACTAAAAAGCCACTTTTTTCATGTCTTATTTTCTCCTCAATAACCTTCACAGGAGAAAAGAGCAAGAACAATTGGCTGCTCTAAGAAGACACCACCAGGAAGAGATTGACCACCACCAAAAGGAAATCGAGAGATTACAACATGAAATAAGTCGCCATGAGGGCAAAATCAGAAAACTTAAAAAAGATGACTGAGACTAGCAACCCTAGACATTACAGTACATAAACAAATGCCCCACACAGAATGTTTCAAATGGGATTGAATAATTGTagatgcattatttttattaaacatttgagATGAAAGCATACTGGAATACAGATAGAACTTgaacactgaaataaaatgtgtatttaatcAGTTCAGTTTCTCCTCTtcacaataaacataaaattgtGTCCCAAATATGAACGTGTGTCTTGGTATCAATAATGTGTTTGGTGAACAATTCATTTGGTTTTGGAAAATATTAATCTGTAAATTATAAGctactttatttgtttaaagcAAACTGTACCAAATACAAGAGTTTTCAAGTGTCCTGAAACAGAAATTTGTATTGTCTGACAGACCCATTTCAGTTATTTATGCTAATGAGCCAGTCAGCTGTGTTAAATTTCAGGAACatctaaaatatgcattttgaCTAGGTccgctttttattattattacaaaatttcTAAAACCCTTGTAGCTCATTTGCGATCCAGCTGATggcagtataaataaataatcagatcTCAAACCGTATCACTCACGTCATTTCCGATGATGCGTAAAGCCCCGCCCCTGCCCCTGTCTTTTACGTCGGGCGGCCCCGCGTGTCTTTCTTTTCCCACATCATGGCGGACCGGTTCAATAAGGTGCGTTCGAGTGGCACGATTTACATCAAACATCTCGCTTTTCTTTGGCGAGATAATGTAGTATTTCAGGGCTAACGTGTAGGTAACGTTACCTGACGCTATTTGCGTTTTTTATATTCCGTCATACACGGTAGAATTACCATTTGGGAGAGAAGTGCGTGTCTACACGCGCATTCCGTCTTGCGGCAAGTCACAGGCCTGTAGTGATCGTAACACTCGTGGGTCTGTAAAATCAAGATTAGAGTTCCAGTCCATGCTCAGGTACTCTAAAATTAAACTACTTGTGTCCTCAGCACATGTAGGTAAATTTTAAGGATGTATGAAATCTGTTTGTtaaataagtgcattttactgTAATGAGCTGAGAAACTGCAACGTTGTCCAATGTGGTGTCTTGCTGTATAAAATGTGTAGAAATATCGCTGGTGGCGTGGTTATCTGATGGAAAACGCAAGGCTAACGTCAGACGTGCTTGTCGGTGATGAGTTCGCAACCACAGTTTAGTATTCGAGTTTAACGACAATGAGAATACTTTACGTGCACTACCATCTGAGACAAAA
The sequence above is drawn from the Carassius carassius chromosome 31, fCarCar2.1, whole genome shotgun sequence genome and encodes:
- the LOC132111526 gene encoding ATPase inhibitor B, mitochondrial; the encoded protein is MVGSCYEPPRDRSARLCHCMHERLKRMARFLTCNIRTFLTTHIRMSSDQLGELGKGAGKGGGGGGAVREAGGAFGRKQAAEEEMYFKRKEQEQLAALRRHHQEEIDHHQKEIERLQHEISRHEGKIRKLKKDD